Proteins encoded together in one Lathyrus oleraceus cultivar Zhongwan6 chromosome 5, CAAS_Psat_ZW6_1.0, whole genome shotgun sequence window:
- the LOC127079033 gene encoding protein MAIN-LIKE 1 gives MESWLSRSGLASLQRTSLNKIDTNLVSAFVERWHLETSSFHMPFGEMSITLDDVACLLHLPIRGIFWSPQDVTEELAVELAVDYLGVSQGQAQSHVRSCRGSYYKLEWLYDIFVHHRAASSWAYATRCWTHEYFPIVGKRGENWNPAGNCGLPRAMRCYHQSVADVIGSSTVATTPSEVEDGYLEWCK, from the exons atggagagttggttatctagatccggtttagcttcactgcagagaaccagtctgaacaagatagacacaaatcttgtctctgcatttgtggaaagatggcatctagagacatcttcatttcacatgccgtttggtgaaatgagcattactttagaTGATGTCGCATGTCTACTTCACTTGCCCATTAGGGGTATCTTTtggagtcctcaggatgtgactgaagagctagctgttgaacttgctgttgactacctaggagtgtcacagggtcaggcacagtcacatgttcggagctgcagggggtcgtattacaagttggagtggttatatGATATATTCGTACATCATAGGGCTGCTTccagctgggcatatgcgactaga TGTTGGACTCACGAGTATTTTCCAATtgttggaaaaagaggggagaattggaaTCCTGCTGGAAACTGTGGTCTTCcccgagcgatgagatg TTACCATCAGAGTGTTGCCGATGTGATCGGTTCATCTACCgtggccaccactccatctgagGTAGAAGACggttatctggagtg gtgtaagtaa